One window from the genome of Cinclus cinclus unplaced genomic scaffold, bCinCin1.1 SCAFFOLD_32, whole genome shotgun sequence encodes:
- the LOC134057361 gene encoding olfactory receptor 14A16-like produces MSNSSSIRHFLLLALADTRQLQLLHFCLFLGISLAALLANGLIISAVACGHHLHTPMFFFLLNLALTDLGSICTTVPKAMHNSLWHTNNISYSACAAQVFFFSFFMSAEIYLLTIMSYDRYVSICKPLHYGTLLGSRTCAHMAAAAWASAFLYSLLHTANTFSLPLCHGNALGQFFCEVPQILKLSCSHSYLRELGLIAVSVCLVFGCFVFIVFSYVQIFRAVLRIPSEQGRHKAFSTCLPHLAVVSLFLSTAFFAYLKPPSISSPSLDLSLSVLYSVVPPALNPLIYSLRNQELKAALWTLMTGRFHKQ; encoded by the coding sequence atgtccaacagcagctccatcaggcacttcctcctgctggcattggcagacacgcggcagctgcagctcctgcacttctgcctcttcctgggcatctccctggctgccctcctggccaacggcctcatcatcagcgccgtagcctgcggccaccacctgcacacccccatgttcttcttcctgctcaacctggccctcactgacctgggctccatctgcaccactgtccccaaagccatgcacaattccctctggcacaccaacaacatctcctactctgcatgtgctgctcaggtgttcttcttttcattcttcatGTCAGCAGAGATTTACCTTCTGACCATCATgagctacgaccgctacgtgtccatctgcaaacccctgcactacgggaccctcctgggcagcagaacttgtgcccacatggcagcagctgcctgggccagtgcctttctctattccctgctgcacacagccaatacattttccctgcccctgtgccatggcaatgccctgggccagttcttctgtgaggtgccccagatcctcaaactctcctgctcacactcctacctcagggaacttgggctcatTGCTGTTAGTGTCTGTTTGGTatttggctgttttgtgttcattgttttctcctatgtgcagatcttcagggctgtgctgaggatcccctctgagcagggaaggcacaaagccttttccacctgcctccctcacctggccgtggtctctctgttcctcagcactgccttttttgcctacctgaagcccccctccatctcctccccatccctggatctgtccctgtcagttctgtactcagtggtgcctccagccctgaaccccctcatctacagcctgaggaaccaggagctcaaggctgcactgtggacactgatgactggaaGGTTTCACAAACAGTGA
- the LOC134057305 gene encoding olfactory receptor 14J1-like — translation LHYGTLLGSRACAHMAAAAWASAFLNALLHTANTFSLPLCQGNALGQFFCEIPQILKLSCSKSYLRELGLLAVSAFPFFGCFVFIVFSYVQIFRAVLRIPSEQGRHKAFSTCLPHLAVVSLFISTGVFAYLKPPSISSPSLDLSLSVLYSVVPPTA, via the exons ctgcactacgggaccctcctgggcagcagagcttgtgcccacatggcagcagctgcctgggccagtgcctttctcaatgctctgctgcacacagccaatacattttccctgcccctgtgccagggcaatgccctgggccagttcttctgtgaaatcccacagatcctcaaactctcctgctccaaatcctacctcagggaacttgggctccTTGCTGTtagtgcttttcctttctttggttgttttgtgttcattgttttctcctatgtgcagatcttcagggccgtgctgaggatcccctctgagcagggacggcacaaagccttttccacctgcctccctcacctggccgtggtTTCCCTGTTTATTAGCactggggtttttgcctacctgaagcccccctccatctcgtccccatccctggatctgtccctgtcagttctgtactcagtggtgcctcca ACTGCATGA